From the genome of Proteus vulgaris, one region includes:
- a CDS encoding VasL domain-containing protein → MNTPKEKFVIKIAGSPLDIPEFIALKAEFNKLNHPSQPEISWTLIESLSLTLFKTHGIDLQSGVYYTLARLHLNGLNGFTEGCELLANIVVSQWDNLWPFQSNHRCDVLNWFNTKAGALLRQLTFSPSDLRLIYRSERALQLIIDQIAHTDWPKLPKLENLLWFFQNAAKTLEQTTKNTTQKSNNATVKIPPIVYISPSDEIKENNTSKPNPITEVVLYDDPPIEKKSMSAKKGFFIGLFTSSAIFFVIGVSLYLPMQKELSAITSQPEGAITQWLYQPNISSYANNLILMEKQSPLFALRKSDHMLEVAKKLWPNNADQSYATRQWQNILTTRLENAPIDSSWSDTNKLIQQLSDRIVQQERNRGSFTLSYLKTAVYEIQKSHNKAIPIENKLYEFSQTINKEQSISPALINNLDADVNGLLARYYFLQKEAEELGLKPYSY, encoded by the coding sequence ATGAATACGCCAAAAGAAAAATTTGTGATAAAAATTGCAGGCTCTCCTTTAGATATCCCTGAATTTATTGCATTAAAAGCGGAATTTAATAAACTCAATCATCCTTCTCAGCCTGAGATCAGTTGGACACTTATTGAGTCTCTTTCATTAACGTTATTTAAAACTCACGGTATCGACTTGCAAAGTGGCGTTTATTACACGCTTGCTCGCCTTCATCTTAATGGGCTAAATGGTTTTACTGAAGGATGTGAATTACTTGCCAATATTGTGGTGAGTCAATGGGATAACCTTTGGCCATTCCAATCAAACCATCGATGTGATGTATTGAATTGGTTTAATACCAAAGCAGGGGCTTTATTACGTCAATTAACCTTTTCTCCTTCTGATTTACGTTTAATTTATCGTTCAGAAAGAGCTCTACAATTAATTATTGATCAAATTGCTCATACAGATTGGCCGAAATTACCAAAGCTAGAAAATTTACTCTGGTTTTTCCAAAATGCAGCAAAAACCTTAGAGCAAACAACAAAAAATACAACACAAAAAAGTAATAATGCTACGGTTAAGATCCCCCCTATTGTCTATATCAGTCCATCTGATGAGATAAAAGAAAATAATACGTCTAAACCTAATCCCATCACCGAAGTCGTTTTATATGACGATCCTCCTATTGAGAAAAAATCAATGAGTGCAAAAAAAGGTTTTTTTATTGGATTATTCACTAGTAGCGCTATTTTTTTTGTTATTGGTGTATCGCTGTATTTGCCGATGCAAAAAGAGTTATCTGCCATTACATCTCAACCTGAAGGTGCCATTACACAGTGGTTATATCAACCGAATATTAGTTCATACGCAAATAACCTTATTTTAATGGAAAAACAGTCTCCTCTATTTGCTTTAAGAAAATCAGATCATATGCTGGAGGTAGCTAAAAAGCTTTGGCCTAATAATGCTGATCAATCTTACGCAACACGACAATGGCAAAATATCCTCACTACACGATTAGAAAATGCGCCTATTGACAGCAGTTGGTCTGATACCAATAAATTAATTCAACAACTTTCTGACAGAATTGTTCAACAAGAGCGTAATCGAGGCAGTTTCACTCTTTCTTATTTAAAAACTGCTGTTTACGAAATACAAAAAAGTCATAATAAAGCTATTCCAATTGAAAACAAACTGTATGAATTTTCACAGACAATAAATAAAGAGCAGAGTATTTCACCCGCATTAATTAATAACCTTGATGCAGACGTTAATGGATTATTAGCACGATATTATTTTCTTCAAAAAGAAGCAGAAGAATTAGGATTAAAGCCTTACTCTTATTAA
- the tssM gene encoding type VI secretion system membrane subunit TssM — protein MNWSFLSGKKIADFIKKIFFSDKSKIKSLFLLLVALIPALFVIWIWWWGANYEFKGDYPLRSLSARWLATVITILVVVSWVGIATWLRVKKLEGLKLEVELAIVDPVRNDIEHQTRYLNYWKSQFIKHQNGHTNALYQKPWYFVLGTDESGKNTLLKNSLNTLDIAPIENIVSEQKLPLHIKMRLADQAILLIPEGKLITQPNLILEKPKLYHRLWNELLGWLNEHRARQPMNGIILTIDILQLLTNNKEKNSQFIASLHMRLQEIRIAFNSQLPIYIVFTKLDLLQGFDAMFQSLETKQRDEILGVTFQLNNKNSWEKELNTFWEQWVSQMNSALPEMMINRVDESQRTKLFSFIRQIQGLKINVINLIDALTSSDKQQDIQLRGVYLTSATQVGQVDNIFSQTASVQYHLPTAPLATWPIAETHSYFTQSLFQDVLLSEPNLAAESQFWLKKHRRRVLLASVISFVGIIALWNGWSHYYSKNYQSGENVLNEVKAFRASDTTITTNTAGKEQLAVLNPLLDATLAYGNYREKSDLFSDLGLYQGKNVGPYVENVYLQLITEHYLPSIMNSLLVELNKAKAGSEEKLEILRIMRMLEDKSGRNNEIVENFMANYWSHLFTGQRDIQSQLMSHLQYALKHTDWQAQRKAGETTAINAFAPFTQPINTAQKELSRLPLYQRVYQTLRLKANQVLSSPLNIRHQVGPSFDSIFAAINEDKLQMPQLLTLYGLTNYFTQHNDELVDLTFLDAWVLNLSTNTQYSENDRKEIQRQITEQYLNDYTAQWRAAISNLEIREFESLQDEINALEQIISGEQPIRRALQVLRDNTTLPKIDSSLPVADQKALMDELKYKLLIRLDKEFAPQTEILVSNNGENLQNLNQKLNELHRYLLGIYNSPVPGKAALKAVTSRLDDNNRDIIFELSQSAKTLPEPMNRWVGQLADQAWNVVQKEAIRYMEVEWNETVVKQYHTYIIGRYPFNAATTQDVPLSEFERFFKPNGTLDSFYQQNLRLFVENNLIENSDGQSLIRPDVLEQLEIANRIRNTFFNAQGNLEAQFAIEALSLTGNKRRSVLNLDGQLLDYSHGRSHTVHMVWPNSMRSNVESKLTLVPISGDKSPRAILFSGPWAQMRLINGGRLTNIKPHSFDVKFTLDGGDMTYRITIDESNNPFFGGLFTRFKLPETLY, from the coding sequence ATGAATTGGTCTTTTCTTTCTGGAAAAAAAATAGCAGATTTTATAAAAAAAATTTTCTTTTCTGATAAATCAAAAATTAAATCCCTATTTTTACTTTTAGTTGCTTTAATTCCTGCATTGTTTGTTATTTGGATCTGGTGGTGGGGAGCAAACTATGAATTTAAAGGTGATTATCCATTACGCTCACTTAGCGCACGTTGGTTAGCTACTGTTATCACTATTTTAGTGGTTGTCAGTTGGGTTGGAATTGCAACATGGCTTCGAGTTAAAAAACTTGAAGGGCTGAAATTAGAGGTAGAATTAGCCATTGTTGACCCTGTCCGTAATGATATTGAACACCAAACTCGTTATTTAAATTACTGGAAATCGCAGTTTATTAAACATCAAAATGGACACACCAATGCGCTTTATCAAAAACCTTGGTATTTTGTTTTAGGTACTGATGAAAGTGGCAAAAATACCTTATTAAAAAATAGCTTAAATACCTTAGATATTGCGCCTATTGAAAATATTGTTAGCGAACAAAAACTGCCTTTACATATAAAAATGCGACTCGCCGATCAAGCGATATTATTAATACCTGAAGGGAAGCTAATTACACAGCCTAACCTCATTTTAGAAAAACCAAAACTTTATCACCGACTATGGAATGAATTACTAGGTTGGTTGAATGAACATCGTGCTCGCCAACCAATGAATGGCATTATTCTTACTATCGATATATTACAACTACTGACAAACAACAAAGAAAAAAATAGCCAATTTATTGCCTCATTACATATGCGGTTACAAGAAATTCGCATCGCATTTAATAGTCAATTACCTATTTATATCGTATTTACAAAACTCGATTTATTACAGGGATTTGATGCGATGTTTCAATCATTAGAAACGAAACAACGTGATGAAATTTTGGGTGTGACATTTCAATTAAATAACAAAAATAGCTGGGAAAAAGAGCTGAACACATTTTGGGAACAATGGGTAAGCCAAATGAATAGCGCCCTTCCTGAGATGATGATTAATCGTGTAGATGAAAGCCAGCGCACTAAGTTATTTAGCTTTATCAGACAAATTCAAGGGTTGAAAATCAATGTAATCAATCTAATTGATGCTTTAACATCTAGTGATAAACAACAAGATATTCAATTACGTGGTGTATATCTCACATCAGCAACACAAGTCGGGCAAGTTGATAATATCTTTAGCCAAACAGCATCTGTGCAATATCATTTACCAACAGCACCTTTAGCCACTTGGCCAATTGCTGAAACTCACAGCTATTTTACACAATCGCTTTTTCAAGATGTTTTACTATCAGAGCCCAACTTGGCTGCTGAAAGTCAATTCTGGCTTAAAAAGCATCGTAGAAGAGTCCTATTAGCTTCTGTTATCAGTTTTGTTGGTATTATCGCTTTGTGGAATGGCTGGAGCCACTATTACAGCAAGAACTATCAGTCTGGTGAAAATGTACTTAATGAAGTAAAAGCCTTTCGCGCTTCTGATACCACAATAACGACAAATACGGCGGGAAAAGAGCAACTTGCTGTATTAAATCCGTTATTAGATGCCACATTAGCTTACGGTAATTATCGTGAGAAAAGTGACCTATTTTCTGATCTTGGGTTATATCAAGGAAAGAATGTCGGCCCTTATGTCGAAAATGTTTACCTTCAATTAATAACAGAACATTATTTGCCTTCAATAATGAATTCTTTACTTGTTGAGTTAAATAAAGCCAAAGCAGGGAGTGAGGAAAAATTAGAGATATTACGCATTATGCGCATGCTTGAAGACAAAAGTGGACGCAATAATGAGATTGTTGAAAACTTTATGGCTAATTATTGGAGTCACTTATTTACAGGCCAGCGTGATATCCAATCTCAATTAATGTCACATTTACAATACGCATTAAAACATACCGATTGGCAAGCTCAACGTAAAGCTGGAGAAACAACGGCAATTAATGCTTTTGCGCCTTTTACTCAACCCATTAATACAGCACAAAAAGAGTTGAGCCGTTTACCTCTTTATCAACGTGTTTACCAAACATTACGCCTTAAAGCAAACCAAGTGCTTTCATCACCATTAAATATACGTCATCAAGTTGGCCCTAGTTTTGACAGTATTTTTGCTGCTATAAATGAAGATAAACTTCAAATGCCTCAGCTTCTTACACTGTATGGGTTAACAAACTACTTTACTCAACATAATGATGAATTGGTGGATCTGACCTTTTTAGATGCATGGGTCTTAAATTTAAGTACAAACACTCAATATAGTGAAAATGATCGAAAAGAGATCCAACGCCAAATCACTGAACAATATCTTAATGATTATACAGCTCAATGGCGTGCTGCCATCAGTAACCTTGAAATAAGGGAGTTTGAATCACTACAAGATGAAATTAATGCATTAGAACAAATTATTAGTGGTGAACAACCAATACGACGAGCATTACAAGTATTAAGAGATAATACAACATTACCAAAAATAGATAGTTCACTACCTGTTGCTGACCAAAAAGCATTAATGGATGAATTAAAATATAAATTACTCATACGGCTAGATAAAGAATTTGCTCCTCAAACTGAAATTTTAGTCAGTAATAATGGTGAAAACCTGCAAAATCTTAATCAAAAATTAAATGAATTACATCGTTATTTATTAGGCATTTATAATTCACCCGTCCCGGGTAAAGCTGCATTAAAAGCGGTGACATCCCGTCTTGACGATAATAATCGTGACATTATCTTTGAATTATCTCAATCAGCGAAAACATTACCTGAACCAATGAATCGTTGGGTAGGTCAATTAGCAGATCAAGCTTGGAATGTTGTACAAAAAGAAGCAATTCGCTATATGGAAGTTGAGTGGAATGAAACCGTTGTTAAGCAATATCATACCTACATTATAGGTCGTTATCCGTTTAACGCAGCGACGACACAAGATGTACCTTTAAGTGAGTTTGAACGTTTTTTTAAGCCTAACGGTACATTAGATAGCTTCTACCAGCAAAATCTACGCCTTTTTGTTGAAAACAACTTAATTGAAAACAGCGATGGTCAATCACTTATTCGTCCAGATGTATTAGAACAACTTGAAATAGCAAATCGAATTAGAAATACATTCTTTAATGCACAAGGCAATTTAGAAGCGCAATTTGCTATTGAAGCGCTATCACTAACAGGTAATAAGCGTCGTAGTGTTTTAAATCTTGATGGTCAATTGCTTGATTATTCACACGGCAGAAGTCATACCGTGCATATGGTTTGGCCCAACTCAATGCGTTCAAATGTTGAAAGCAAACTCACCTTAGTACCCATTTCTGGCGATAAATCACCGCGAGCTATTTTATTTAGTGGTCCTTGGGCACAAATGCGACTGATTAATGGCGGCAGACTTACCAACATAAAACCACATTCTTTCGATGTGAAATTCACTCTTGATGGTGGTGATATGACATATCGGATCACAATCGATGAATCTAATAATCCTTTCTTTGGTGGATTATTTACGCGTTTCAAATTACCAGAAACTCTTTATTAA
- the tssA gene encoding type VI secretion system protein TssA, which produces MTTKTLCTWREQLLAPLDEAKISSQLDENNADWEYIESEMIKFGSLSHSTLDIDDIQRRALQLFATQTKDFRLLVHFLRTLQHAAVPEGLVIAATVASAYMQHYWDTSSPSNPRLKLRLAQQIIKRFESVKNSFCQQATPEQRDNILGEFAYLAQFWHNNQPNLSTQMDELSQAYQHIENTQKSAITVEKSIKAEPINEVKTSPQTSVSVTSQAEQPYVEINQSDDRQWKQTLLKVAGILCEQTPNDAVGYRLRRYAIWHNIQTLPISDKQGKTPLAAVAIDRVTDYKAQLSQPSISLLNDIEQSLTLAPYWLDGHFMAAQTAQLLGLIDVSSAIAQELSLFLIRLPQLNHLYFSDMTPFISEETHLWLGSLENQANNKVSPSLSLHNEQQEIMDCFEQEGLNAALLMIDNAISVATEPRQRFYLQLLSAQLFEASKMSSIANVYFDQLYQDALRYSLSEWEPNLLNQLASKMEHQQNSFSHRE; this is translated from the coding sequence ATGACAACAAAAACGCTTTGTACATGGCGAGAACAACTTTTAGCACCTTTGGATGAGGCTAAAATAAGTAGCCAGCTTGATGAAAATAACGCCGATTGGGAATATATCGAAAGTGAAATGATAAAATTTGGTTCACTAAGCCACAGCACTTTAGATATTGATGATATTCAGCGTCGAGCATTACAACTCTTTGCTACACAAACTAAAGACTTTCGCTTACTTGTCCATTTTTTAAGAACGCTACAACATGCTGCGGTTCCTGAAGGGCTAGTCATTGCTGCCACGGTTGCCAGCGCCTATATGCAACATTATTGGGATACAAGTTCTCCCAGTAATCCACGTTTAAAACTACGCTTAGCACAGCAAATTATTAAACGTTTTGAGTCAGTCAAAAACAGTTTTTGCCAGCAAGCCACACCTGAACAACGTGATAATATTTTGGGTGAATTTGCCTATTTAGCACAATTTTGGCACAACAATCAGCCTAATTTATCCACGCAAATGGATGAATTAAGCCAAGCGTATCAACATATAGAAAACACACAAAAATCGGCCATTACAGTTGAAAAAAGTATAAAAGCAGAACCCATTAATGAAGTAAAAACATCGCCTCAAACCTCAGTAAGCGTGACTTCACAGGCAGAGCAACCTTATGTTGAAATTAATCAAAGTGATGACCGCCAATGGAAGCAGACACTATTAAAAGTCGCTGGCATTCTTTGTGAACAAACGCCTAATGATGCGGTCGGTTATCGCCTACGCCGATATGCTATTTGGCACAATATTCAAACACTTCCCATAAGCGATAAACAAGGTAAAACCCCTTTAGCTGCCGTGGCGATTGATAGAGTAACTGATTACAAAGCACAACTCTCACAGCCGTCTATCTCATTACTCAATGATATTGAGCAAAGCTTAACGCTAGCACCTTATTGGTTAGATGGGCATTTTATGGCAGCTCAAACCGCACAACTATTAGGGCTAATTGATGTTTCATCAGCCATTGCTCAAGAGCTTTCACTATTTTTAATAAGATTACCTCAGCTTAATCATCTCTATTTCTCTGATATGACTCCCTTTATTTCAGAAGAAACTCATCTATGGCTGGGGAGTTTAGAAAACCAAGCTAATAATAAAGTAAGCCCTTCGTTATCACTACACAATGAGCAACAAGAAATTATGGATTGCTTTGAACAAGAAGGACTTAATGCCGCATTATTAATGATTGATAACGCTATTTCAGTAGCGACTGAACCCCGTCAACGGTTTTATCTACAATTACTTTCTGCACAACTTTTTGAAGCGTCAAAAATGAGTTCCATCGCAAATGTTTATTTTGATCAGCTTTATCAAGATGCACTTCGATATTCATTATCAGAGTGGGAACCCAATTTATTAAATCAATTAGCATCAAAAATGGAACATCAACAGAACTCGTTTTCTCATAGGGAATAA
- the vasI gene encoding type VI secretion system-associated protein VasI, with protein sequence MIYSQPVYFIFLALFSISHVFAQEQENKTNLTEHALFECREETSQLMRLSCYDQINVGNKPISTVDVSAMGDIWRLALEHEMKRENHTAGFMVTAHNKGIYPVIMTIPAMGYQPPRPILMLSCIDNITRMQIALPKKQIAGSIQLITDKTQLSSEWFLREDGYLLEASRGILGIDEIKQLLSSTKLTIKLANDEQLTFNISGINEEIKPLRSACHW encoded by the coding sequence ATGATTTATTCACAACCAGTTTATTTCATTTTTCTCGCTCTCTTCTCAATAAGTCACGTTTTTGCACAAGAGCAAGAAAATAAAACCAACCTTACTGAACACGCTCTCTTTGAGTGTCGTGAAGAGACATCTCAACTTATGCGTTTATCTTGCTATGACCAAATTAACGTTGGAAATAAACCCATTTCTACTGTTGATGTAAGTGCGATGGGCGATATTTGGCGTTTAGCGCTAGAGCATGAAATGAAACGTGAAAATCACACCGCTGGGTTTATGGTCACAGCTCATAATAAAGGTATTTATCCCGTTATTATGACCATCCCAGCAATGGGATATCAGCCACCTCGCCCTATTTTAATGCTCAGTTGTATCGACAACATTACTCGTATGCAAATTGCGTTACCCAAAAAACAAATCGCAGGAAGTATCCAACTCATCACGGACAAAACACAACTAAGTAGCGAATGGTTTCTACGAGAAGACGGTTATTTGCTTGAAGCAAGTCGCGGCATACTCGGCATTGATGAAATCAAACAACTACTTTCCAGCACAAAACTAACCATCAAATTAGCGAATGATGAGCAATTAACCTTTAATATTTCAGGCATTAACGAAGAGATAAAACCTCTGCGTTCCGCCTGTCATTGGTGA